The following are from one region of the Gryllotalpicola protaetiae genome:
- a CDS encoding LLM class flavin-dependent oxidoreductase codes for MGEHMILGAAFRALGGFPSGWRMPGAERSPRREPTVLVKAAKIAEQARFDYLYFGDWLSTGPELEATAPHLLARVDPLSAVAFLAASTRRIGLITSVNTTYSEVYAIARQTASVDLLSGGRLGLNLHVGANALAAANHGKDVEWDRLNAYDRAVEFLDAMRLLWDSWDDDAFVADAASGRLIDQSRLHPTDFTGRFVQTAGPLNALRPVQGAVPITHTGTSPRAHELVATRGNLAIADFESAAEAFNYRAELRAAALAAGREESELPKLVIPVLPVVAATPERAQALADELLSLIAPGTRARLPGLLVGDGPAVADRLEQWFGSGAVDGFQILSAWMPAQLDAFAELVVPELQARGVVRTEYEGRTLRGHLGLRHPLSSYAVDA; via the coding sequence ATGGGCGAGCACATGATCCTCGGTGCGGCATTCCGCGCCCTCGGCGGGTTCCCCTCCGGGTGGCGGATGCCCGGCGCCGAGCGTTCCCCGCGCCGTGAGCCGACGGTTCTCGTCAAAGCCGCGAAGATCGCCGAGCAGGCGCGCTTCGACTACCTCTACTTCGGTGACTGGCTGTCGACGGGGCCCGAGCTCGAGGCGACGGCGCCGCACCTGCTCGCGCGGGTCGACCCGCTGAGCGCCGTGGCGTTCCTCGCGGCATCCACCCGCCGCATCGGGCTGATCACGAGCGTGAACACCACCTACAGCGAGGTCTACGCGATCGCGCGCCAGACGGCGTCGGTCGATCTGCTCTCCGGTGGTCGGCTCGGGCTCAACCTGCACGTCGGCGCGAACGCGCTCGCCGCCGCGAACCACGGCAAGGACGTCGAGTGGGACCGGCTCAACGCCTACGACCGCGCCGTCGAGTTCCTCGACGCGATGCGGCTTCTCTGGGACAGCTGGGACGACGATGCATTCGTGGCGGATGCCGCAAGCGGCCGCCTCATCGACCAGAGCCGCCTGCATCCGACCGACTTCACGGGCCGCTTCGTGCAGACGGCCGGTCCGCTCAACGCGCTGCGGCCGGTGCAGGGCGCCGTGCCGATCACGCACACGGGCACGTCGCCGCGGGCCCACGAGCTCGTCGCGACGCGAGGGAATCTCGCGATCGCCGACTTCGAGAGCGCCGCTGAGGCATTCAACTATCGCGCAGAGCTGCGGGCGGCGGCGCTCGCGGCCGGTCGCGAGGAGTCGGAGCTGCCGAAGCTCGTGATCCCGGTGCTGCCGGTCGTGGCGGCGACCCCCGAGCGGGCGCAAGCGCTTGCTGACGAGCTGCTGTCGCTGATCGCACCGGGAACCCGCGCGCGCCTGCCCGGGCTGCTCGTCGGCGACGGCCCGGCGGTCGCAGACCGCCTCGAGCAGTGGTTCGGCTCGGGCGCCGTCGACGGCTTCCAGATCCTGTCGGCGTGGATGCCCGCGCAGCTCGACGCCTTCGCCGAGCTCGTGGTCCCGGAGCTGCAGGCGCGGGGTGTCGTGCGCACCGAGTATGAGGGGCGCACCTTGCGTGGGCACCTCGGGCTCAGGCATCCGCTCAGCAGTTATGCGGTGGATGCCTGA
- a CDS encoding histidine phosphatase family protein, with protein MTPTVRLTVRSTRPGEEFSEHGGANKARLVLVRHGQTEWSLSGRHTSVTDLPLTAAGEAEAAAIAEVLNGHLFGLVLSSPRHRAIRTAELAGYGDRLVIDDDLAEFDYGAYEGLTTPQIIQQRGANWNLWRNGVPAAATPGESAADVQLRAKRVIARALDTMWSGQDVICFAHGHFLRAMAAAWLGLRPVDAQAFSLATATVSVLGFEHAQPVVVRWNTPPGMLQFPSS; from the coding sequence ATGACCCCCACTGTGCGACTGACCGTGCGTTCCACCCGCCCCGGCGAGGAGTTCTCCGAGCACGGCGGCGCGAACAAGGCGCGCCTCGTTCTTGTGCGGCACGGCCAGACCGAGTGGAGCCTTTCCGGCCGGCATACGAGTGTCACCGACCTGCCGCTCACCGCCGCGGGCGAGGCGGAGGCGGCGGCGATCGCCGAGGTGCTGAACGGGCATCTGTTCGGGCTGGTGCTGTCGAGCCCGCGGCACCGCGCGATCCGCACGGCCGAGCTGGCCGGCTACGGCGACCGGCTCGTGATCGACGACGACCTCGCCGAGTTCGACTACGGCGCGTACGAGGGACTCACCACGCCGCAGATCATCCAGCAGCGTGGCGCCAACTGGAACCTGTGGCGCAACGGGGTGCCGGCTGCGGCGACGCCGGGGGAGTCCGCCGCCGACGTGCAGCTGCGCGCCAAGCGCGTCATCGCCCGTGCGCTCGACACGATGTGGAGCGGTCAGGATGTGATCTGCTTCGCGCACGGGCACTTCCTGCGCGCAATGGCCGCAGCCTGGCTTGGGCTGCGCCCCGTCGACGCGCAGGCGTTCTCGCTCGCGACCGCGACCGTCAGCGTGCTCGGCTTCGAGCATGCGCAGCCGGTGGTGGTGCGGTGGAACACGCCGCCCGGCATGCTGCAGTTCCCGAGTTCGTGA
- a CDS encoding NAD-dependent epimerase/dehydratase family protein has protein sequence MARAVILGGTGVIGRAVATRLLAAGWQVDVTGRDAAHVPDDLAAASGFTFVQSERTDARAMRAAIGEGAELIVDCLCFTEADARAVAPFLADADAAVTLSTKAVYVDEFGNHGNSLVKPVFPLPIREVDATVAPGRGDPATRDGYAANRVAAENALLDSGLPVTVLRAGRVHGAGAARPREWAFLKRALDGREQLALAHRGRGGDHTTAAANVASLVEAVVQHPAARILNVGDADAPTGLAIAETVAAHAGLGSDFEIIAIDDDVDPQYGAHPWDVVPPVVLDLTAARELGWQGETFAQTVGAELDWLQREHELGLTARFDDDPYFAPFLDYRLEDAYLLLRRLERSAI, from the coding sequence GTGGCGCGCGCAGTCATCCTCGGTGGAACAGGAGTGATCGGCCGTGCCGTCGCAACCCGGCTGCTGGCAGCGGGCTGGCAGGTCGACGTTACCGGTCGCGACGCCGCGCACGTGCCGGACGACCTCGCAGCGGCATCCGGCTTCACCTTCGTGCAGAGCGAGCGAACGGATGCCCGCGCCATGCGCGCCGCGATCGGCGAGGGTGCCGAGTTGATCGTCGACTGCCTGTGCTTCACGGAAGCGGATGCACGCGCGGTCGCGCCGTTCCTCGCCGACGCCGACGCGGCGGTCACGCTGTCGACAAAGGCGGTGTACGTCGACGAGTTCGGCAACCACGGCAACTCGCTGGTGAAGCCGGTCTTCCCCCTGCCGATCCGCGAGGTCGACGCGACCGTCGCCCCCGGGCGCGGCGACCCGGCGACGCGCGACGGCTACGCGGCGAACCGTGTCGCGGCCGAGAACGCGCTGCTCGACTCCGGCCTGCCGGTTACCGTGCTGCGCGCCGGACGCGTGCACGGGGCGGGCGCCGCTCGGCCGCGCGAGTGGGCGTTCCTGAAGCGCGCGCTCGATGGCCGCGAGCAGCTCGCGCTGGCGCATCGCGGGCGCGGCGGCGACCACACGACGGCCGCCGCGAACGTCGCCTCGCTCGTCGAGGCCGTGGTGCAGCATCCGGCCGCTCGAATTCTCAATGTCGGCGATGCGGACGCCCCGACCGGCCTCGCGATAGCCGAGACCGTCGCCGCGCACGCGGGGCTGGGTTCCGATTTCGAGATCATCGCGATCGACGACGACGTCGACCCTCAGTACGGCGCGCACCCGTGGGATGTGGTGCCGCCCGTCGTGCTCGACCTCACCGCCGCGCGCGAGCTCGGCTGGCAGGGCGAGACGTTCGCACAGACCGTCGGCGCCGAGCTCGACTGGCTGCAGCGCGAGCACGAGCTGGGTCTGACCGCGCGCTTCGACGACGACCCGTACTTCGCGCCGTTCCTCGACTACCGCCTCGAGGATGCGTACCTGCTGCTTCGACGTCTTGAGAGATCGGCGATATGA
- a CDS encoding DUF167 domain-containing protein — translation MRIEVRVRPGASRTLVGGEHDGALVVRVAERAVDGKATDAALAALAKAFGVRRRDVSLVTGATSRTKLVDIDGATEARLESLKRLP, via the coding sequence ATGCGTATCGAGGTGCGGGTGCGGCCCGGAGCGTCGCGCACCCTGGTGGGCGGCGAGCACGACGGCGCGCTCGTCGTGCGGGTGGCCGAGCGCGCCGTCGACGGCAAGGCGACGGATGCCGCGCTCGCGGCGCTCGCCAAGGCGTTCGGCGTTCGACGTCGCGACGTGTCGCTGGTGACGGGTGCGACCAGCCGCACGAAGCTCGTCGACATCGACGGCGCAACGGAGGCCCGGCTGGAATCGCTCAAGCGGCTACCGTGA